Genomic DNA from Minwuia thermotolerans:
TATCCTGACCAAGGAGGAGGGCGGCCGTCACACGCCGTTCTTCGGCAACTACCGGCCGCAGTTCTATTTCCGGACGACGGACGTCACGGGCGTGATCGAACTGCCGGAAGGCACGGAGATGGTGATGCCGGGCGACAACGTCGCCATGACGGTGCAGCTGATCAACCCGATCGCGATGGACGAGGGCCTGCGCTTCGCCATCCGCGAGGGCGGACGCACCGTCGGCGCCGGCGTCGTCGCGTCCATCATAGAGTAGTATCGCGTACAGGCGGGCCAGCCGGCCCGCCGGGCATAGGAGTGTAGCTCAACTGGCAGAGCACCGGTCTCCAAAACCGGGGGTTGGGGGTTCGAGTCCCTCCACTCCTGCCATGCCCGACCCTGAAGCGGCTGGCGCGCAAGTGTTGGCGTAGAACAGCAGAAAGATCGCTATGGCCAAGTCGAAGTCCGGGACCCCGCGCGGTCGCGGCCAGAAAACGACCCCCGCGGCATCGTCCAAGCCGGCCGACAAGCCCGCCCCGAAGAAGAAGGTCGGGCCGGTCGAGTTCCTGCGCCAGGTCCGGGCCGAGGGCGCGCGCACGACCTGGCCGACACGCAAGGAGACGGGCGTCACCACCATGATGGTCTTCATCATGGTCGCCATTGCGGCGGTCTTCTTCCTGGTGGTCGACATCATCATCCAGACCGGTGTCGGCTTCATTCTGGAACTGGGGAGCTGACCATGACAGCGCGCTGGTACATCGTTCACGCTTATTCCGGTTTCGAGAAGAAGGTCGCCCAGGCGATCCGCGAGCAGGCCGTTCAGAAGAACATGACCGACCTGATCGAGGAGGTCATGGTGCCGATGGAGGAGGTCGTGGAAATGCGCCGCGGCCAGAAGGTCAGCGCCGAACGCAAGTTCTTTCCCGGCTATGTGCTGGTGAAGATGGAACTGACCGACGAGAGCTATCACCTGATCAAGAACGTCGGCAAGGTTTCCGGCTTCCTGGGCTCGGGCAACAAGCCTCAGCCGATCCCGGAAAAGGAAGCCATGCGCATCCTGCAGCAGATGCAGGAGGGCATCGAGCGGCCCAAACCCTCGATCACCTTCGACATCGGCGAGCAGGTCCGCGTCTCCGACGGGCCCTTCGCTTCGTTCAACGGCGTCGTCGAGGACGTCGACGAGGAGCGCGCCCGGGTCAAGGTGTCGGTCTCCATCTTCGGCCGCGCCACGCCGGTGGAGCTCGAATATTCCCAGGTGGAGAAGCTGGACTGAGCGCCGCCGCCTGCCGATCCGGCGAACGGCGATTCTTTTTCCTTGAATCGGATGGCCGGGGGCTATAAAAGCCGTCGGCTCAACCAAATGCCTCGAGGTGCATCAAACTGATCCGACTGCGACGCGGGTTCGGCGACACGGACCGGGTACGCAGCGAGGTCACGCGCGCATTTGGCGAGTGAATGGTGTGGAAGGCCCGCCATGGCCGCACCACGCCCCCTTGGTAGACGTCAGAAGGGTCTGAAATGGCAAAGAAGATCGCAGGCTACATCAAGCTGCAGGTGCCGGCGGGCGCCGCCAATCCGTCGCCGCCGATCGGTCCCGCGCTGGGTCAGCGCGGCCTGAACATCATGGAGTTCTGCAAGGCGTTCAACGCCGAGACGCAGAACATGGAGAAGGGGATGCCGATCCCGGTGATCATCACCGCCTATTCGGACCGCTCCTTCACCTTCGTGTCCAAGACGCCGCCGGCGTCCTACTTCCTCAAGAAGGCCGCCGGCCTGCAGAAGGGCGCCGCGACGCCCGGCAAGGGTTTCGTCGGCCAGGTGACCCGGGCGCAGGTCCGCGAGATCGCCGAGCAGAAGATGCCCGATCTCAACGCCGCGGATCTGGACCAGGCGATGAAGGTGATCGCGGGCTCCGCCCGCTCGATGGGCCTGCAGGTGGTGGAGTAGAACGATGGCGCGCAAGGGAAAACGTTACACTGCCGCCCAGGAGGGCATCGACCGCGACGCACAGGTGTCGCTGGAGGATGCGATCAAGGCGGTGAAGGCCAGGGCGGTCGCCAGGTTCGACGAGACCGTGGAGATGGCCGTCAACCTGGGCGTCGATCCGCGGCACGCCGACCAGATGGTGCGCGGCGTGGTGCAACTGCCCAACGGCACGGGCAAGACCGTCCGCGTGGCGGTCTTCGCCAAGGGTGACAAGGCCGATGAGGCCACCGCCGCCGGGGCCGACATCGTTGGCGCCGAGGATCTGGCCGAACGGGTGCAGGCCGGCGACATGCCCTTCGACACCGTGATCGCGACGCCCGACATGATGCCGGTGGTCGGCCGGCTCGGCAAGGTGCTGGGCCCGCGCGGCCTGATGCCGAACCCGAAGCTCGGCACGGTCACGCCGAACGTCAAGGAAGCGGTCGCGGCGGCCAAGGGCGGTCAGGTGACGTTCCGTGTCGAGAAGGCGGGCATCGTCCACGCCGGCATCGGCAAGGCCAGCTTTACCGAGGAACAGCTTCTCGGCAATGCGCGCTCCCTGGTGGAGGCGCTGCTGAAGGCGAAGCCGGCGGGCGCCAAGGGCCAGTACCTGAAGCGCGCGGCGGTCAGCTCGACCATGGGGCCGGGCGTGAAGATCGACATCTCGACGCTCAATCCGCAGCCCGCGGCCTGAGCGTCGACCACGGAATTCCGCCGCCGGGTCCAACCGGTGGCGGCGCGGTCCCGACGGCCCCTGCGGCCCGAGGGATCACCTGTCCGAGACTGCAGGCGCCGCGACGGCTCCGCGCCCGAACGGCTTAATCCGAAGCCGGGCCTGCAATAGACGGGAGTTGCGAACCGGAATGAACGCGGTCCGCCGCGCGCGTTTCCGGGTCAAGACCCTGGGGCAGGACATGAAGAGGGACGGGGAGCCTCGGCTCCGCAAACCAACCGTCCCAGGGCTGGAACCCCGAAGCCGGATCGCCGGCCGAAGGGTTCCGTGAGAAGGAGCGAAAGAGTGAACCGGGAAGAAAAGGCGGCGCTGATCGGCGAGATGAAGGACGTGTTCGAGAACACGGCCCTCGTCGTCATCACCCACTACAAGGGCCTCTCGGTTGCGGAGATGACCGATCTCCGGAGCCGGGTCCGCGAAGCGGGCGCCAGCTTCAAAGTCACGAAGAACAGGCTCGTGAAGATCGCTCTCGAAGGCACGTCCTACAGTGCGCTCACCGACAGCTTCACCGGACCGACCGCGATCGCCTATTCGAACGATCCGGTCGCGGCGGCGAAGGTGGCGGTGGAGTACGCCAAGAAGAACGAGAAGCTCGTGATTCTCGGCGGCGCGATGGGCGAGCATGTGCTCGAGGCCGACGGCGTCAAGGCTCTGGCCGAACTGCCGTCGCTCGACGATCTGCGCGCGAAGATCATCGGCCTGCTGAACGCCCCGGCGACCAAGGTCGCCCAGGTGGTGCAGGCCCCGGCTTCGCAGCTCGCGCGGGTGCTCAACGCATACGCCACCAAGGAAGACGCCTGACGGACAAGGTCTTCTCATACGGGCCCCGTCGACAACCTCACTGACCAAGGAAACCGAACAAATGGCTGATCTGGAAAAAATTGCCGAAGATCTCTCGAACCTGACCGTCCTCGAGGCGGCCGAACTCGCCAAGCTTCTCGAGGAGAAGTGGGGCGTCTCCGCCGCCGCCGCCGTCGCGGCGCCGGCCGCCGCAGCCGGGGGCGGCGGTGAAGCCGCCGCGGCCGAGGAGCAGACCGAGTTCGACGTCGTTCTGGCCGAAGTCGGCGACAAGAAGATCAACGTGATCAAGGAAGTCCGCAGCATCACCGGCCTGGGCCTGAAGGAGGCCAAGGAACTGGTCGAGGCTGCCCCGAAGGCCATCAAGGAAGGCGCTTCGAAGGACGAGGCCGAGAAGATCAAGGAGCAGCTCGAGGGCGTTGGCGCCAAGGTCGAGTTGAAGTGATCTGCGTGATTTCGCCGGCTGCCGGGTTACCGGCGGCCGGCGGGATCGCCATCTGTCAGGCGGCGGCCTCGTCGAGGGCGCCGCGGCGACCGGCCGGAGTGCGTCTCCGGGCGGTTGAAGGCGTTCAGGGCACCACACGGCCCTGAACGGGGGATAGCGCGGCGCCCCGTCCCGGTCCGGCCCTGCCGGCCACCGGGCGCGAAAGCCGGCGGACAATGCGGGCCCGTCCACGAGGGCCCCGGTCGGACGAGGAACAGGAATGCCGCTTTCTTTTACCGCTCGCAAGCGCGTTCGCCACAACTTCGGCCGCATCGCCGAAGTGGTCCCCATGCCGAACCTGATCGAGGTTCAGCGGGCCTCCTATGAAACCTTCCTCATGGCCGATACGCCGGCCGAGGAACGGGGCGACAACGGGCTGGAGGGCGTTTTCCGCTCTGTCTTTCCGATTTCCGATTTCTCGGAGACCTCGAGCCTGGAGTTCGTGCGCTACGAGTTCGAGGAGCCGAAGTACGACGTCGACGAATGCATCCAGCGCGGGCTGACCTACGCCGCGCCGCTGAAGGTGACGCTGCGGCTGATCGTCTTCGAGGTCGACGAGGACACCGGCGCCAAGTCGGTCCTCGATATCAAGGAGCAGGACGTCTACATGGGCGACATGCCCCTGATGACGGACAAGGGCACCTTCATCATCAACGGCACCGAGCGCGTCATCGTCTCCCAGATGCACCGCTCGCCGGGCGTGTTCTTCGACCATGACCGGGGCAAGACCCATTCGTCCGGCAAGCTGCTCCACGCCGCCCGCGTCATTCCCTATCGCGGGTCGTGGCTGGATTTCGAGTTCGACCACAAGGACATCGTCCATGTCCGCATCGACCGCCGGCGCAAGCTGCCGGCGACGACGCTGCTCTATGCGCTGGGCATGTCGTCGGACGAGATCCTGGAGCATTTCTACGACACCGTGACCGTCGCCCACGACAAGAAGGGCTGGCGCGCGCCGTTCGAGCCCGACCGCTATCGCGGCCAGCGCCTGCTGGCGGACATCATCGACGCCGACTCGGGCGAAGTGGTGGCGAAGGCGGGCGACAAGCTGGCGCCGCGCGCGGGCAAGAAACTGGTCGAGGGCGGCATGAGCCACATGCTGATCCCGGCCGAGGACCTGATCGGCCGCTTCGTCGCCCACGACCTGATCGACGAGAAGACCGGCGAGGTCTTCGCCGAGGGCGGCGACGCCATCGACGAGAAGCTGCTGGAGACCCTGGTCGACGCCGGCATGACCGAACTGCCGCTGCTGGACATCGACAACATCACCGTCGGCGCCCACATCCGCAACACCCTGGCGGTGGACAAGAACACCAGCCGCGACACCGCGCTGGTCGACATCTACCGCGTCATGCGCCCCGGCGAGCCGCCGACCGAGGAGACCGCCGAAGCCCTGTTCCAGGGCCTGTTCTTCGATTCCGAGCGCTACGATCTCTCGGCCGTCGGCCGCGTGAAGCTGAACGCGCGCCTGGAGCTGGAGGCCGAGGACACCGTGCGCGTGCTGCGCAAGGAGGACATCCTGGCGGTCGTCACCTATCTGGTCGGCCTGAAGGACGGCAAGGGCGAGATCGACGACATCGACCATCTCGGCAACCGCCGGGTCCGCTCGGTCGGCGAGCTGATGGAGAACCAGTACCGCATCGGCCTGCTGCGCATGGAGCGCGCGATCCGCGAGCGCATGAGCTCGGTCGAGATCGACACCGTGATGCCGCAGGACCTGATCAACGCCAAACCGGCGGCGGCGGCGGTGCGGGAGTTCTTCGGCTCCTCGCAGCTCAGCCAGTTCATGGACCAGACCAACCCGCTCTCAGAGGTCACCCACAAGCGCCGCCTCTCGGCCCTCGGCCCGGGCGGCCTGACCCGCGAGCGCGCCGGCTTCGAGGTGCGCGACGTGCACCCGACGCATTATGGCCGCATCTGCCCGGTGGAGACGCCGGAAGGCCCGAACATCGGCCTGATCAACAGCCTGGCCAGCTTTGCGCGGATCAACCAGTACGGCTTCATCGAGAGCCCGTACCGCCGGGTGAAGGACGGCAAGGTCACCGAGGAGTCAGCCTATCTCTCCGCCATGGAGGAAGGCCGCTACACCATCGCCCAGGCGAACGCGCCCTTCGATCCGGAGACCTTCGCCTTCACCGAGGATCTGGTCTCCAGCCGTCATGGCGGCGAGTTCATCCTCGCCCGGCCGCAGGACATCGACTACATCGACGTCTCGCCGAAGCAGCTCGTGTCCGTCGCCGCGGCGCTGGTGCCTTTCCTCGAGAACGACGACGCCAACCGCGCCCTGATGGGCGCCAACATGCAGCGTCAGGCGGTGCCCCTGCTGCAGCCCGAGGCGCCCTATGTGGGCACCGGCATGGAGTCCGTGGTGGCCCGCGATTCGGGCGTCACCGTGGTGGCGCGCCGCGACGGCGTGGTCGAGCAGATCGACGCGGAGCGCATCGTGGTCCGCGCCACAGACGTGGCCGACCTGTCGCGTTCGGGCGTCGACATCTACAAGCTGCTGAAGTTCCAGCGCTCCAACCAGTCGACCTGCATTACCCAGCGGCCGCTGGTGAAGGTGGGCGACATGGTGAAGGTCGGCGACATCATGGCCGACGGCCCCTCCACCGACATGGGCGAACTGGCGCTCGGGCGGAACGTGCTCGTCGCCTTCATGCCGTGGATGGGCTACAACTTCGAGGACTCCATCCTCATCTCCGAGCGGATCGTGAAGGACGACGTCTTCACCTCGATCCACATCGAGGAGTTCGAGGTCATGGCCCGCGACACCAAACTGGGCCCGGAGGAAATCACCCGCGACATTCCCAACGTCTCAGAGGAATCGCTGAAGAACCTCGACGAGGCCGGCATCGTCTACATCGGCGCTGAGGTCGAGGCGAGCGACATCCTGGTCGGCAAGATCACGCCGAAGGGCGAGAGCCCGATGACGCCGGAGGAGAAGCTGCTCCGCGCCATCTTCGGCGAGAAGGCGGCGGACGTGCGCGACACCTCGCTGAAGATGCCTCCGGGCACCTCCGGCACGGTGGTCGAGGTGCGCGTCTTCAACCGCCACGGCGTCGAGAAGGACGAGCGCGCCCTGCAGATCGAACGCGACGAGATCGAGCGCCTGCGCAAGGACATGGAAGACGAACGCGCCATCTACGAGCGCAACATCTACGCCAGCCTGCGCAACCTGCTGCTCGGCAAGGAGGCGGAGAGCGGACCCCGCGGCTTCCGCACCGGCGTTGCGATCACCGAGGACGTGCTGGGCGGCCTGAGCCACGGCCAGTGGTGGCAGATCGTGCTGGCCGACGACAAGGCGATGGCCGACATCGAGGCGCTCAGGCGCCAGTTCGACGAGGCCATCGGCGCCCTGCAGGCCCGCTTCAACAACAAGGTCGAGAAGCTGCAGCGCGGCGACGAGATGCCGCCTGGCGTGATGAAGATGGTCAAGGTCTTCGTGGCCATCAAGCGCAAGCTCCAGCCCGGCGACAAGATGGCCGGCCGCCACGGCAACAAGGGCGTCATCAGCCGCATCGTGCCGGAAGAGGACATGCCCTTCCTGGAGGACGGCACCCCGGTCGACGTGGTGCTCAACCCTCTCGGCGTGCCGAGCCGCATGAACGTCGGCCAGATCCTCGAGACCCATCTGGGCTGGGCCGCGCGCGGCCTGGGCCTGAAGATCGGCGAGGCGCTGGAAGGCGTGAAGGCCAACGGCAAGGGCACCAAGCCGCTGCTGACCGAATTCGCCAAGGTCTACAACGACGAGGAGATGTCGGACATCCAGGCGCTCGGCGACGAAGAGCGCATGGAGCTGGCGACCAATCTCAGCCGCGGCGTGCCCATGGCGACGCCGGTGTTCGACGGCGCCCGGGAGCCCGACATCGTGGAGATGCTGGAGCGCGCGGGTCTGGACCGCACCGGCCAGGTCATGCTGCACGACGGCCGTACCGGCGAGCAGTTCGACCGTCCGGTGACCGTCGGCTACATCTACATGCTGAAGCTGCACCATCTGGTGGACGACAAGATCCACGCCCGCTCGATCGGCCCCTACAGCCTGGTCACCCAGCAGCCGCTGGGCGGCAAGGCGCAGTTCGGCGGCCAGCGCTTCGGCGAGATGGAGGTCTGGGCGCTGGAAGCCTATGGCGCGGCCTACACGCTGCAGGAGATGCTGACGGTGAAGTCCGACGACGTGGCCGGCCGCAACAAGGTCTACGAGGCGATCGTCCGCGGCGACGACACGTTCGAGGCCGGCATCCCCGAGAGCTTCAACGTGCTCGTCAAGGAAATGCGCTCGCTGGGTCTGAACGTCGAACTCAGGGATTCCGACGGCTGATGGCGGGTTCCGCCCCGAACCCCCTCGGCCCTACCTTCGGAGGTAAGTAACCATGCAAGACGCCCTGCAACTGTTCGGTCAGCAGCAGACGGCCCAGAGCTTCGATCACATCAAGATCGGCCTGGCCAGTCCCGACCAGATCCGCTCCTGGTCCTTCGGCGAGGTGAAGAAGCCGGAGACCATCAACTACCGCACCTTCAAGCCGGAGCGGGACGGCCTGTTCTGCGCCCGCATCTTCGGTCCGATCAAGGACTACGAGTGCCTGTGCGGCAAGTACAAGCGCATGAAGTACCGCGGCATCATCTGCGAGAAGTGCGGCGTCGAGGTCACGACCCAGAAGGTCCGGCGCGAGCGCATGGGCCATATCGAACTGGCCGCGCCCGTCGCCCACATCTGGTTCCTGAAGTCGCTGCCCAGCCGCATCGGCCTGGTCCTCGACATGATGCTGAAGGATCTGGAACGGGTGCTGTATTTCGAGCAGCACATCGTCATCGAGCCGGGTCTCACGCCGCTGAAGCGCTTCCAGCTCCTCACCGAGGAGGAGTTCTACGACTACCAGGACGAGTACGGCGAGGACGCCTTCACCGCCGGCATCGGCGCCGAGGCGGTGCGTGACATCCTCATGGGTCTGGACCTGCAGGAAATCCGCCAGGACCTGCGCCGCGAGCTGGCCGAGACCAAGTCCGAGCTGAAGCCCAAGAAGATCGTCAAGCGCCTGAAGCTGATCGAGGCCTTCATCGAATCCGGCAACCGCCCGGAATGGATGATCCTGGAGGTCATTCCCGTGCTGCCGCCGGAGCTGCGCCCGCTGGTGCCGCTGGACGGCGGCCGCTTCGCGACCTCCGACCTGAACGATCTCTACCGCCGGGTGATCAACCGCAACAACCGCCTGAAGCGGCTGATCGAGCTGCGCGCGCCGGACATCATCGTGCGCAACGAGAAGCGCATGCTGCAGGAGGCGGTCGACGCCCTGTTCGACAACGGCCGCCGCGGCCGCGTCATCACCGGCGCCAACAAGCGCCCGCTGAAGTCGCTCGCCGACATGCTGAAGGGCAAGCAGGGCCGCTTCCGCCAGAACCTGCTGGGCAAGCGCGTCGACTATTCGGGCCGTTCGGTCATCGTGGTCGGTCCGGAGCTGAAGCTGCACCAGTGCGGCCTGCCCAAGAAGATGGCGCTGGAGCTGTTCAAGCCGTTCATCTACGCCAAGCTGGAACTGCAGGGCCTCGCGCCCACCGTGAAGTCGGCCAAGAAGCTGGTCGAGAAGGAGCGCCCGGAGGTCTGGGACATCCTGGAGGAGGTCATCCGCGAGCATCCGGTGATGCTGAACCGCGCGCCGACGCTCCACCGCCTCGGCATCCAGGCCTTCGAGCCGGTGCTGATCGAGGGCAAGGCGATCCAGCTTCATCCGCTGGTCTGCACCGCCTTCAACGCGGACTTCGACGGCGACCAGATGGCGGTGCACGTGCCGCTGTCCCTGGAAGCCCAGCTCGAGGCCCGGGTGCTGATGATGTCGACCAACAACATCCTCTCGCCCGCCAACGGCAAGCCGATCATCGTCCCCAGCCAGGACATCGTCCTCGGCCTCTACTACCTGTCGATGCAGACCGACGGCGCGAAGGGCGAGGGCATGATCTTCGCCACCGATGACGAGATCGAGTACGCGCTCGATCACGGCGTCGTCGCCATGCACGCGAAGATCAAGGCGCGCTGGAAGACGGTCGACGCCGAGGGCAACGAGGTCACCGAACTGGTCGAGGCCACGCCGGGCCGCATGCTTATCGCGCGCGAACTGCCGAAGAACGCCAATGTCCCCTTCTCCCTGGTCAATCAGCTGCTGACCAAGAAGGAGATCGGCAACATGATCGACATCGTCTACCGGCACGCCGGTCAGAAGGAGACGGTCATGTTCTGCGACCGGATCATGGGTCTGGGCTTCGCCCACGCCTGCTGGGCCGGCATCTCCTTCGGCAAGGACGACATGATCATCCCCGAGGCCAAGGAGAAGCTGGTCGGCGAGACCAACGAGCTGATCAAGCAGTACGAGCAGCAGTATCTCGACGGCCTGATCACCACGGGCGAGAAGTACAACAAGGTCGTCGACGCCTGGATGCAGTGCTCCGACAAGGTCGCCGACGAGATGATGAAGGGCATGGAATCGACCCGCCTGGCCAACAACGGCCAGCCGAACTCGATCTACATGATGGCCCATTCCGGCGCCCGCGGTTCGCAGGCGCAGATGAAGCAGCTTGCCGGCATGCGCGGCCTGATGGCCAAGCCGTCGGGCGAGATCATCGAGACCCCGATCATCTCCAACTTCAAGGAAGGCCTGACCGTGTCGGAGTACTTCATCTCCACGCACGGCGCCCGCAAGGGCCTGGCCGACACCGCCCTGAAGACGGCGAATTCGGGCTACCTCACGCGGCGTCTGGTGGACGTGGCGCAGGACGCGGTGATCACCGAGGTCGACTGCGGCACCACGCAGGGGCTGCTGGTGCGCGAAGTGGTCGACGGCGCCGACGTCATCGCGCCGCTGGGCGAGCGCATCCTGGGCCGTACCTCGGCCGAGGACATCACCGACCCGGTGAGCGGCAACGTGCTCTACAAGGCCGGCACGCTGCTCGAAGAGCCGGAGGTGGAGGTCATCACCGACGCCGCCGTGGAGGCGGTCCGTATCCGCTCCGTGCTCACCTGCGAGAACCGCCAGGGCGTCTGCGCGGCCTGCTACGGCCGCGATCTGGCCCGGGGCACGCCGGTGAACCAGGGCGAGGCGGTCGGCGTCATTGCGGCGCAGTCCATCGGCGAGCCGGGCACCCAGCTCACCATGCGCACGTTCCACATCGGCGGCGCGGCGCAGGCGGGCGAGAGCTCCAGCGTCGAGGCGGCCTATGACGGCTCGCTGAAGATCGAGGACCGCAACGTGGTCGAGGATTCGCAGGGCCGGCTGGTGGTGATGAACCGCACCACCGAACTGGTGCTGCTGGACCAGAACGGCCGCGAGCGGGCCCGTCACCGCGTGCCCTACGGCACCCGACTGTCGAAGGACCACGGCAAGCCCGTGGCGCGCGGCGAGAAGATCGCCGAATGGGATCCCTACACGATCCCCGTCATCACCGAGAAGTCGGGCGACGTCACCTATCGCGATCTGGTCGACGGCGTCAGCCTGCGCGATGTGGTCGACGAGAACACGGGCATCGCCTCCAAGGTCGTCATGGACTGGAAGAGCCAGGCGGGCGGCAACGATCTCCGGCCCCGCATCACGCTCCGCGACGAGAAGGGCGAGGTGATCAACCTGGAGAACGACCAGGAAGCCCGCTACTTCCTGCCGGTCGACGCGATCCTGTCGGTCCAGGACGGCCAGAACGTGCATGCCGGCGACGTGCTGGCGCGTATCCCGCGCGAGGGCTCGAAGACACGCGACATCACCGGCGGCCTGCCGCGGGTGGCGGAGCTGTTCGAGGCCCGGCGGCCGAAGGACCACGCCATCCTGGCCGAGGTCGACGGCCGGGTGGAGTTCGGCAAGGACTACAAGGCGAAGCGCAAGCTGACGATCATCCCCGATGACGACAGCGAGGAGCCGGTCGACTATCTGATCGCCAAGGGCCGCCACATCCTGGTCCACGAAGGCGACCAGGTGCGCCGTGGCGACTATATCGTCGACGGCAATCCGGCGCCCCACGACATCCTCAAGATCCTGGGCGTCGAGGCGCTGGCCGAGTTCCTAGTCAACGAGATCCAGGAGGTCTACCGGCTGCAGGGCGTGAAGATCAACGACAAGCACATCGAGGTGATCACCCGCCAGATGCTGCAGAAGATCGAGATCACGCGCACCGGCGACACCACGATGCTCATCGGCGAGCAGATCGACCGCCACGAGTACGAGGCCGAGAACGCCAAGGTGGCGAAGGAGGGCGGCGAGATCGCCAGGGGCGAGCCGGTGCTGCTCGGCATCACCAAGGCCAGCCTGCAGACCCGGTCGTTCATCTCCGCGGCGTCCTTCCAGGAGACCACGCGCGTACTCACGGAGGCGTCGGTCAACGGCAAGGTCGACGATCTTGCCGGCCTGAAGGAGAACGTCATCGTCGGCCGTCTGATCCCCGCGGGGACGGGCGCGATGATGAACGAGATCCGCCGGGTGGCCGCCGAGCGCGACCGCAAGCTGGCGGAGGAGAGCGCCAGGCCGGCGGCCGAGGAGCCGACCGCGATCACCGCCGCCGGAGAGTAGTCGGGCGGCGCGCGGTCGACCGCGAATGATGGAGGGGGCGGGCGTCTCGGCGTCCGCCCCGTTCCGTTATTGAAAGATTGTTGCGCGGGCGCGGCGGAATCCGTTCGATTCCGTCTCTCAAGTCGTTCCGCTAACTCCCTTTCCCGCCAGCGGTTTTTTCCGCGCTTTTGCTGTTGACGCTATGGGGGTGCCTTCATATAGTCCGCGCCCATTGCGGTGCTGGTAGTTGGCTTCGTCCAAGACGCAGTTCCGTTCGTCCAAGCTCTGACAGTGGCCAGTGGACAGGCCGTCGGGACAGGGAACATCGGCGGGCCGGCTCACGGCTCGCTTCGTCTTTGTCCGGTGCTTGGAAGAACGCTACCCACGTTTCGCAACAATCACGTACCGGGGCGCGCCCCGGCAGGTTTCGTTTGGAGAAGGCTCGGACACCATGCCGACGATTAACCAGTTGATCCGCAAGCCGCGCAAGGCGCCGATCGAGCGCAACAAGGTGCCGGCGATGGAGGCGTGCCCCCAGAAGCGCGGCGTCTGCACGCGCGTCTACACCACGACGCCGAAGAAGCCGAACTCGGCGCTGCGCAAGGTCGCGCGCGTTCGGCTGACCAACGGCTTCGAAGTCACGAGCTATATCCCGGGCGAGGGGCACAACCTCCAGGAGCACTCGGTGGTGCTGATCCGCGGCGGCCGCGTCAAGGACCTGCCCGGCGTGCGCTACCACATCCTGCGCG
This window encodes:
- the rpoC gene encoding DNA-directed RNA polymerase subunit beta' → MQDALQLFGQQQTAQSFDHIKIGLASPDQIRSWSFGEVKKPETINYRTFKPERDGLFCARIFGPIKDYECLCGKYKRMKYRGIICEKCGVEVTTQKVRRERMGHIELAAPVAHIWFLKSLPSRIGLVLDMMLKDLERVLYFEQHIVIEPGLTPLKRFQLLTEEEFYDYQDEYGEDAFTAGIGAEAVRDILMGLDLQEIRQDLRRELAETKSELKPKKIVKRLKLIEAFIESGNRPEWMILEVIPVLPPELRPLVPLDGGRFATSDLNDLYRRVINRNNRLKRLIELRAPDIIVRNEKRMLQEAVDALFDNGRRGRVITGANKRPLKSLADMLKGKQGRFRQNLLGKRVDYSGRSVIVVGPELKLHQCGLPKKMALELFKPFIYAKLELQGLAPTVKSAKKLVEKERPEVWDILEEVIREHPVMLNRAPTLHRLGIQAFEPVLIEGKAIQLHPLVCTAFNADFDGDQMAVHVPLSLEAQLEARVLMMSTNNILSPANGKPIIVPSQDIVLGLYYLSMQTDGAKGEGMIFATDDEIEYALDHGVVAMHAKIKARWKTVDAEGNEVTELVEATPGRMLIARELPKNANVPFSLVNQLLTKKEIGNMIDIVYRHAGQKETVMFCDRIMGLGFAHACWAGISFGKDDMIIPEAKEKLVGETNELIKQYEQQYLDGLITTGEKYNKVVDAWMQCSDKVADEMMKGMESTRLANNGQPNSIYMMAHSGARGSQAQMKQLAGMRGLMAKPSGEIIETPIISNFKEGLTVSEYFISTHGARKGLADTALKTANSGYLTRRLVDVAQDAVITEVDCGTTQGLLVREVVDGADVIAPLGERILGRTSAEDITDPVSGNVLYKAGTLLEEPEVEVITDAAVEAVRIRSVLTCENRQGVCAACYGRDLARGTPVNQGEAVGVIAAQSIGEPGTQLTMRTFHIGGAAQAGESSSVEAAYDGSLKIEDRNVVEDSQGRLVVMNRTTELVLLDQNGRERARHRVPYGTRLSKDHGKPVARGEKIAEWDPYTIPVITEKSGDVTYRDLVDGVSLRDVVDENTGIASKVVMDWKSQAGGNDLRPRITLRDEKGEVINLENDQEARYFLPVDAILSVQDGQNVHAGDVLARIPREGSKTRDITGGLPRVAELFEARRPKDHAILAEVDGRVEFGKDYKAKRKLTIIPDDDSEEPVDYLIAKGRHILVHEGDQVRRGDYIVDGNPAPHDILKILGVEALAEFLVNEIQEVYRLQGVKINDKHIEVITRQMLQKIEITRTGDTTMLIGEQIDRHEYEAENAKVAKEGGEIARGEPVLLGITKASLQTRSFISAASFQETTRVLTEASVNGKVDDLAGLKENVIVGRLIPAGTGAMMNEIRRVAAERDRKLAEESARPAAEEPTAITAAGE
- the rpsL gene encoding 30S ribosomal protein S12, whose amino-acid sequence is MPTINQLIRKPRKAPIERNKVPAMEACPQKRGVCTRVYTTTPKKPNSALRKVARVRLTNGFEVTSYIPGEGHNLQEHSVVLIRGGRVKDLPGVRYHILRGVLDTQGVKDRRQRRSKYGVKRPK